Proteins encoded by one window of Synechococcus sp. WH 7805:
- a CDS encoding FGGY family carbohydrate kinase — protein MVSPPLLLALDQGTSSSRAVLFDAQGQAVASASAPLNIHYPADGWVEQEPMEIWASQRQAMARLEQTITAEQRQAVVACGITNQRETTILWRRSDGSPCGPALVWQDGRTADVCAAWKRAGLEGDWRTRTGLMLDPYFSASKIHWLLL, from the coding sequence ATGGTTAGCCCGCCTCTGCTGCTGGCACTGGATCAAGGCACCAGCAGCTCACGCGCTGTTCTATTTGATGCGCAGGGGCAGGCGGTGGCCAGCGCCTCTGCGCCCCTGAATATCCACTACCCCGCTGATGGCTGGGTCGAACAGGAGCCCATGGAGATTTGGGCCAGTCAGCGCCAGGCCATGGCACGTCTGGAGCAGACGATCACCGCAGAGCAACGCCAAGCGGTGGTGGCCTGCGGCATCACCAATCAGCGCGAAACCACCATCCTCTGGCGCCGCAGCGACGGCTCTCCCTGCGGTCCAGCTCTGGTCTGGCAGGACGGGCGCACAGCCGATGTCTGCGCAGCCTGGAAACGGGCAGGACTGGAAGGGGACTGGCGGACCCGCACAGGCCTGATGCTCGACCCCTATTTCAGCGCCAGCAAGATCCACTGGCTGCTTCTG